One Gloeothece verrucosa PCC 7822 DNA window includes the following coding sequences:
- a CDS encoding glycosyltransferase: protein MILVTVGTEKFPFDRLMKWINHLIQEDFINIEQEEIIIQCGSCTFIPTGVKNYSIVPSEKFKNYVEEARLIIAHCGEGTIDLLAKMNKSFILVPRSCRFGEHIDEHQLELADMMEKQGVAIARCPGDLVRFLMTPQNVELTTTPTDYYYSTTQSLEAMITAKAFE, encoded by the coding sequence ATGATTTTAGTTACAGTAGGAACCGAAAAATTCCCTTTTGATCGTTTGATGAAATGGATCAATCATCTCATTCAAGAAGATTTCATTAATATTGAGCAAGAAGAAATTATTATTCAATGCGGTTCGTGTACTTTTATTCCCACAGGGGTTAAAAATTATTCAATTGTCCCTTCCGAAAAATTTAAAAATTATGTTGAGGAAGCACGCTTAATTATTGCTCATTGCGGAGAAGGAACAATTGATTTATTAGCAAAAATGAATAAATCTTTTATTTTAGTGCCTCGTTCTTGTCGTTTTGGCGAGCATATAGATGAACATCAGCTTGAATTGGCAGACATGATGGAAAAACAGGGGGTTGCTATTGCTCGTTGTCCCGGCGATCTAGTTAGATTTTTAATGACTCCTCAAAATGTAGAATTAACAACCACTCCCACTGATTATTATTATTCAACTACTCAAAGTTTAGAAGCAATGATTACTGCTAAAGCTTTTGAGTAA
- a CDS encoding type II toxin-antitoxin system VapC family toxin gives MGHSTAEAQEEIQRFEELFTLLEDVGSIHREWKRLVNTYNVVGAKVYDTRLVAAMLVHKLTQVLTFDRDFSPYKGITVVRPSDVNLKK, from the coding sequence ATGGGGCATAGTACAGCCGAGGCTCAAGAGGAAATTCAGCGTTTCGAAGAATTGTTCACTTTATTAGAAGATGTCGGAAGCATCCATCGGGAATGGAAAAGACTGGTCAATACTTATAATGTCGTGGGAGCGAAAGTTTACGACACTCGTTTAGTGGCTGCCATGCTTGTTCACAAGTTAACCCAGGTACTCACCTTTGATCGAGATTTTAGCCCCTACAAAGGGATTACTGTTGTCCGTCCCTCAGACGTAAATCTCAAAAAGTAG
- a CDS encoding caspase family protein, with protein sequence MSELFTQGHACIIGVGGDLPNTIDDAIGLANILQDPERCAYPPEQVRLLTKEQAKRDEMLTALEQLAQSTTPDSTVIIYFSGHGYQVASPIGKPYYLMPFGYDQTKLDETAISGVEFTAKLRAIPAKKLLVLLDCCHAGGLGDTQSLGYQAEKAPLPPQAQSLFNEGKGRVIIASSQADEKSLAGRPYSAFTLALIESLAGKGVSQQDGYVRVADLALYAREVVPRRTRDRQHPILHFEQADNFILAYYAGGEAEPKGLPFEGEPEIESEPCEFNRQIINHTEILASGDNAVAAQNAQGARLVTGNSNVVGDNNVVQKNVRQKGKYNINLGSAQNLTTDRINRDQE encoded by the coding sequence ATGAGCGAACTCTTTACTCAAGGTCATGCCTGTATTATCGGCGTTGGTGGGGATTTGCCCAACACAATCGATGATGCTATCGGTCTTGCCAATATTCTCCAAGATCCAGAACGCTGTGCTTACCCACCAGAGCAGGTACGCTTGTTGACGAAGGAACAGGCAAAACGAGATGAGATGTTAACGGCATTAGAGCAATTAGCCCAATCTACTACGCCTGATTCTACAGTTATTATCTATTTTTCCGGGCATGGGTATCAGGTCGCAAGCCCGATAGGAAAACCTTATTACTTAATGCCTTTTGGGTATGACCAGACCAAACTCGATGAAACGGCAATTAGCGGTGTAGAGTTTACCGCCAAACTACGGGCAATTCCAGCTAAAAAGCTATTGGTTTTGCTCGATTGCTGTCATGCGGGTGGATTAGGAGATACTCAAAGTTTGGGGTATCAAGCCGAAAAAGCACCCTTGCCACCGCAAGCTCAATCTCTATTTAATGAAGGCAAAGGAAGAGTGATAATTGCCTCCTCTCAGGCGGATGAAAAATCTTTGGCAGGAAGACCTTACAGTGCGTTCACGTTAGCTTTGATTGAATCATTGGCAGGAAAAGGAGTTTCGCAACAGGATGGTTATGTAAGGGTAGCAGATTTGGCCCTTTATGCTCGTGAGGTAGTTCCTCGACGAACACGCGATCGCCAGCATCCTATTCTACACTTTGAACAAGCGGACAATTTTATTTTGGCCTACTATGCGGGTGGGGAAGCAGAACCAAAAGGTCTACCATTTGAGGGAGAACCAGAAATTGAGTCTGAACCGTGTGAATTCAACCGTCAAATTATTAACCATACAGAAATTTTGGCATCGGGCGATAATGCAGTTGCGGCTCAAAATGCTCAAGGTGCTAGGCTCGTCACGGGAAATAGCAACGTTGTTGGTGATAACAATGTTGTACAAAAAAACGTAAGGCAGAAAGGCAAGTACAACATTAATTTGGGTAGTGCCCAAAATCTAACTACTGACAGGATTAACCGTGATCAAGAATAG
- a CDS encoding AAA family ATPase: MTDWKIFKGNSEPHDDINRLPEPPSWRKFIGTDDVIIQEIEERWQNFCQGLEENTRDQQRGQSFRIHTDKSNDINTLINMVNAALYLRRPLLVTGKPGTGKTSLAYAVAYELKLGAVLPWYITARSTLQEGLYRYDAIARLQDVQIGDTSKDIGRYIQLGPLGTALLPSRRPRVLLIDEIDKSDINLPNDLLNLFEEGEFEIPELSRISKEVNQVEVRTYDGMDVPIKEGKVRSLNFPFILLTNNGERDFPPAFLRRCLRLNMPYEPDATALKDIVKAHLGSDVVTQDEEKINQLIEKFRTLRKSGDIATDQLLNAIYIVTRQFKPEPAEAEDLIEVLLKYLTSVEDR; this comes from the coding sequence ATGACTGATTGGAAAATTTTTAAAGGTAATAGCGAACCCCATGATGATATTAATCGTCTTCCTGAACCTCCTAGTTGGCGTAAGTTTATTGGAACAGATGATGTAATAATTCAAGAAATTGAAGAACGCTGGCAAAATTTTTGTCAAGGATTAGAGGAGAATACAAGAGATCAACAAAGGGGTCAAAGTTTTCGGATTCATACTGATAAAAGTAATGATATAAATACTCTTATTAATATGGTCAATGCAGCCCTGTATTTAAGACGACCTTTATTAGTAACAGGAAAACCGGGCACAGGTAAAACCTCTTTGGCTTATGCTGTAGCTTATGAACTAAAACTAGGCGCTGTATTACCCTGGTATATTACTGCTCGTTCAACCTTACAAGAAGGATTATATCGTTATGATGCGATCGCCCGTCTGCAAGATGTGCAAATAGGTGATACAAGTAAGGATATTGGTCGCTACATTCAACTAGGCCCATTAGGTACAGCCCTTCTTCCTTCCCGTCGTCCTCGCGTGTTGCTAATTGATGAAATAGACAAAAGTGATATTAATTTACCTAATGATTTACTCAATCTGTTTGAAGAAGGCGAATTTGAAATTCCAGAATTATCACGTATTTCCAAAGAAGTTAATCAGGTAGAAGTTCGCACTTATGATGGAATGGATGTACCGATTAAAGAAGGTAAAGTGCGCTCTTTAAATTTCCCTTTTATTTTGTTAACTAATAACGGTGAGCGAGATTTTCCGCCAGCTTTTCTGAGACGTTGTTTAAGATTAAATATGCCTTATGAACCTGATGCAACCGCTTTGAAAGACATTGTTAAAGCACATTTAGGCAGTGATGTGGTAACACAAGATGAGGAAAAAATTAATCAATTAATTGAAAAATTTAGAACATTGCGAAAAAGTGGGGATATAGCAACGGATCAACTGCTGAATGCTATTTATATAGTCACTCGCCAGTTTAAACCGGAACCAGCAGAAGCAGAAGACCTGATTGAAGTATTGTTAAAATACTTAACCAGTGTGGAGGACAGATGA
- a CDS encoding helix-turn-helix domain-containing protein — protein MNNSKEEKSKQLQPPRFPQILAQKPALTSYYAGWDSISLENQKQPKTQTPEFSLDHYVIGIYLGQGCQMEMKSSQKSLYKGPFVHGAIAFFAIHHTYKAYWDRPVDSLVLNLKPGLLTRNAEELLECNSFELLPQFGFNDGLIHQIGLALYADLKLQRPGGRLYAEHLANTLAVHLLRSYCSNNRQSIGCWDCFSSKRLKPVFDYIHEFLSQDISLSTLSSIANMSQYHFSRTFKEMTGLTPHQYVIRQRVERAKQLLLQSKMSINDVAIACGFTHQSHLHRHFKRLIGVTPSAFREK, from the coding sequence ATGAATAACTCGAAAGAAGAAAAGTCTAAACAATTACAACCTCCTCGTTTTCCTCAAATTCTTGCTCAAAAGCCTGCCCTGACGAGCTATTATGCCGGGTGGGACAGTATCAGCTTAGAAAATCAAAAACAGCCAAAAACACAAACCCCGGAATTTTCCCTCGATCACTATGTAATTGGTATTTATCTTGGGCAGGGTTGTCAAATGGAAATGAAATCTTCACAAAAGAGTCTGTATAAAGGGCCGTTTGTGCATGGAGCAATAGCATTCTTTGCAATACATCATACCTACAAAGCCTATTGGGATCGTCCGGTTGATTCACTTGTTCTAAATTTAAAGCCAGGCTTATTGACTCGAAATGCAGAAGAATTACTGGAGTGCAATTCGTTTGAGCTACTCCCGCAGTTTGGGTTTAATGATGGACTGATTCATCAGATTGGATTAGCCCTTTATGCGGATTTAAAGTTGCAAAGACCAGGGGGAAGGCTTTACGCAGAGCATCTGGCAAACACTTTAGCCGTTCATCTTCTAAGATCCTATTGCTCTAATAATCGTCAGTCAATAGGTTGCTGGGATTGTTTCTCTTCCAAGCGATTAAAACCCGTTTTTGATTATATTCATGAATTTCTAAGCCAAGATATCAGTTTAAGTACATTATCAAGCATTGCCAACATGAGTCAATATCATTTCTCTCGGACTTTTAAAGAAATGACTGGCCTCACGCCCCACCAATACGTTATTCGGCAACGGGTTGAGCGAGCCAAGCAACTTCTTCTTCAGAGCAAGATGAGCATTAATGATGTTGCAATAGCTTGTGGATTCACTCATCAAAGTCATCTTCACCGTCATTTTAAGAGATTGATAGGGGTAACACCCAGTGCATTTAGAGAAAAATAG
- a CDS encoding plasmid replication protein, CyRepA1 family, with product MSWKRFYKRDCPVCGGTRNDCRQNTITELVHCRELDAAPGDYVFRGFDGLGFGMWTDKASAEAWTEEKRREWQEMRRQQRERKQIRLSRLLTDAERDIAIHSILSQLELSEEHRHQLQERGMTDEQIEAGLYRSVKQWQQLETEVDDNLAGVLRGGKKLYVPVSGILCPIANEQGQLVGWQIRLDNSLDEFPKYLWASSEKKRRNDGPSVHLKNGELPLAFFAPSTEPHEVISKWFKKQKEDKTIIPVALTEGVAFKPSITCERLGIYTIGASGGNFASSPETLKTYLESIKEQIEAQREESNSNLNNIALQPILFADAGCLVNENIIKIYSNTIGYLETLGFEAKIAWWGQRDKDNGDIDEIDGETLASIRLLSTQEFFSLVKKTQRDLKVKAVQRQLQSLTYEPNIRLRSRYLPDLAALIPKEGIVALKSPKGTGKSVQIQKIIESCQNGGMKIISLTPRRALGREQSLKWGITWGGDQISGLDRVTLLENMESLGICWDSVWKLLERDWSHSLVIIDESELALIHLLLSSTCKDKRPLILRVLENKIRESLANGGMLLIADADMSDLSINYFKALVPEAPVFVVTNEYVGKETQWSIEFHTGKKDTAIAQLIADLARPVIDNGVERQRKIAIPTDSQDQAEALERFIRECYPHLIVVRIDSSTTETDEGRSFVERPNDKLLEIKPDVLIYTSSMGAGVSIDMSWFDLMYAFFTGVLEPSQCRQMLSRVRENIPRIIWCRSRGKVEGNNSFLPEEIKEHLFTFHRETSILIDVAKAIAPDNPTDWQIRQAYDAIWNPQTQTWDNPHVNLYCSLIARKNYGLANLAAELHRQLIEEGHIIINSRGNDKTDEGSRVADIKKQLPKEEAEAISEAEDIPLDMALLMSQKNNPTKEQSHQIAKALLKAELPGIELTKEFIYKATTKDRRKWLNAQKLFWYSQNPDKTKILDLREWLDHLWQFVNGAVYLPDIRTYSFQIKVLQDIGLFESIDLKNPDKEYSGDDEGIQEVLRLARKFSRSINTAFNFKVTLQTKPIQFINRLLNRVGLHLKFERQVKGRQRFYRLALDKFNDPDRIAVLDSLNRKWEQLGSESDSWASQRKPVEINNTDESCDPQNLCLVNNIHESVEATGEISAQKTLTSKPIQAASESDSWGSQHSPINNNNNGDCCDARPFSMTNNIDETVKGIKEISVEKTPSPKAVQLSSGSNSWGSQHSLINNNNRGECCEAQPLSLDNNINETVEATGTIAEQETFSPKRVQAVSESDSWGSQHSLTINNNNGECCDAQTEPATFTEDFPRVHIPEEYREGVLEIEQWLSDTVTDTPENFKGMLNVAIEYLRLIPKARKWLWEQMTREVKVTIWQLFPDYYQLLAR from the coding sequence ATGAGTTGGAAACGATTTTATAAAAGAGATTGCCCAGTTTGTGGTGGTACTCGTAACGATTGTCGCCAGAATACAATAACCGAACTGGTTCACTGTCGAGAACTCGATGCGGCTCCAGGTGACTATGTTTTTCGCGGCTTTGACGGTCTAGGCTTCGGAATGTGGACAGACAAAGCGAGTGCGGAAGCTTGGACAGAAGAAAAGCGACGCGAATGGCAAGAAATGAGAAGACAACAACGGGAGCGAAAACAAATACGATTGAGCCGCCTTCTTACTGATGCCGAACGAGATATCGCTATTCACTCTATCCTTAGCCAGCTAGAACTAAGTGAAGAACATCGCCACCAACTGCAAGAACGAGGTATGACCGATGAGCAAATCGAGGCGGGACTCTACCGCTCGGTTAAGCAATGGCAGCAACTTGAAACCGAAGTGGATGACAATTTAGCGGGAGTGTTGCGGGGCGGCAAAAAGCTTTATGTTCCCGTTTCAGGGATTCTTTGCCCTATAGCCAACGAGCAAGGTCAGTTAGTGGGCTGGCAGATTCGTCTGGATAACTCCCTTGATGAATTCCCCAAATACCTCTGGGCATCATCGGAAAAGAAACGGCGAAACGATGGCCCATCTGTCCACTTGAAAAACGGCGAGTTACCCTTAGCGTTTTTCGCGCCTTCCACTGAACCCCATGAAGTTATCAGTAAATGGTTTAAAAAGCAAAAAGAAGACAAAACCATCATCCCAGTAGCCCTAACCGAAGGAGTAGCATTCAAACCGTCCATTACTTGTGAGCGGCTTGGAATATACACTATAGGCGCTTCTGGTGGTAACTTCGCTTCTAGCCCCGAAACCCTTAAAACTTACCTGGAAAGCATAAAAGAGCAAATAGAAGCGCAAAGAGAAGAAAGTAACAGCAATCTCAACAATATCGCCCTCCAACCCATTCTATTTGCCGATGCAGGTTGTCTTGTAAACGAGAACATCATCAAAATTTACAGCAACACCATCGGCTATCTCGAAACACTCGGTTTTGAAGCAAAAATCGCTTGGTGGGGTCAACGGGATAAGGATAACGGTGACATAGATGAGATTGATGGGGAAACTTTAGCTTCTATTCGCTTGCTCTCAACGCAGGAATTCTTCTCTCTGGTTAAAAAAACGCAGCGCGACCTCAAAGTCAAAGCCGTTCAGCGCCAATTACAAAGCCTCACCTACGAACCGAACATCCGCTTAAGAAGCCGCTACTTACCTGACTTAGCCGCTCTAATTCCCAAGGAGGGTATTGTAGCCCTGAAGTCTCCTAAAGGTACTGGTAAGAGCGTCCAGATTCAAAAGATTATCGAATCCTGCCAAAATGGGGGCATGAAAATTATTTCTCTCACTCCCAGACGGGCATTAGGACGAGAGCAGAGTCTTAAGTGGGGTATTACATGGGGTGGCGATCAAATTTCTGGTCTAGACCGTGTAACCTTGTTGGAGAACATGGAAAGCTTGGGAATTTGTTGGGATAGCGTCTGGAAGCTCCTAGAAAGGGATTGGAGCCATAGCCTAGTCATCATCGACGAGTCAGAACTGGCACTGATTCACCTGCTGCTGAGTTCGACTTGTAAGGACAAACGTCCTCTCATCCTGCGAGTTTTGGAGAATAAAATACGGGAATCTCTAGCCAACGGGGGAATGCTTCTGATTGCTGATGCCGACATGAGTGACCTTTCCATCAATTATTTTAAGGCTTTGGTTCCCGAAGCTCCCGTTTTCGTTGTAACCAACGAGTATGTAGGCAAGGAAACTCAATGGTCAATAGAATTTCATACGGGTAAGAAAGATACTGCGATCGCTCAATTAATTGCCGATTTAGCCAGACCCGTAATCGATAATGGAGTCGAAAGACAGCGAAAAATCGCCATTCCCACCGATTCTCAAGACCAAGCCGAAGCTTTAGAGCGTTTTATTCGAGAATGCTACCCCCACCTGATTGTTGTTCGTATTGACAGCAGCACCACAGAAACCGACGAAGGAAGGAGTTTTGTCGAGCGTCCCAACGATAAACTGCTAGAAATAAAACCAGATGTCCTCATTTACACTTCCTCGATGGGGGCAGGAGTTTCCATTGATATGTCTTGGTTTGACCTCATGTATGCTTTTTTTACTGGTGTTCTCGAACCAAGTCAATGCCGCCAAATGCTCAGTCGGGTAAGAGAAAATATCCCTCGAATTATTTGGTGTCGTAGTCGTGGAAAAGTCGAAGGTAATAACTCTTTTTTACCTGAAGAGATTAAGGAGCATTTATTTACTTTCCATCGGGAGACAAGCATCCTGATTGATGTGGCTAAAGCGATCGCACCTGATAACCCCACTGATTGGCAAATTCGACAAGCTTACGATGCTATCTGGAACCCGCAAACCCAAACTTGGGACAATCCTCACGTTAACCTCTACTGTAGCTTGATAGCCAGAAAAAATTATGGATTAGCTAACCTAGCTGCGGAGTTACACCGCCAATTGATTGAGGAAGGCCACATTATCATTAATTCTAGGGGAAATGATAAGACCGATGAGGGGTCTAGAGTTGCCGACATAAAAAAACAGCTACCAAAAGAGGAAGCGGAGGCAATTTCTGAGGCTGAGGATATTCCCCTCGATATGGCGCTCTTAATGTCCCAAAAAAACAATCCCACCAAAGAGCAAAGTCATCAGATTGCCAAAGCTCTCCTGAAGGCTGAACTTCCTGGGATAGAACTAACCAAGGAGTTTATTTACAAGGCAACTACCAAAGACCGCCGCAAGTGGCTTAATGCTCAAAAACTGTTCTGGTATTCCCAAAACCCTGATAAAACTAAAATTCTCGACCTGCGGGAGTGGCTAGATCATCTGTGGCAGTTTGTTAATGGGGCGGTCTATTTGCCCGATATACGAACTTATTCATTTCAGATTAAAGTTCTGCAAGATATTGGGCTTTTTGAGAGCATCGATCTAAAAAATCCAGATAAGGAGTATAGCGGTGATGATGAAGGCATTCAGGAAGTGCTACGACTAGCGAGAAAATTTTCCCGTAGTATAAATACTGCTTTTAATTTCAAGGTAACTCTCCAAACCAAGCCCATCCAATTTATCAACCGCTTACTCAATCGTGTAGGGCTGCATCTAAAATTTGAGCGTCAAGTAAAGGGGAGACAACGTTTTTACAGACTTGCTCTCGATAAATTCAATGATCCCGATCGCATTGCGGTTTTAGATTCTTTGAACCGGAAATGGGAGCAACTTGGGTCTGAATCTGACTCTTGGGCATCACAACGGAAGCCTGTAGAGATTAATAATACTGACGAGTCTTGTGATCCTCAAAACCTCTGCTTGGTAAACAACATTCATGAAAGCGTCGAAGCTACGGGGGAAATTTCAGCCCAAAAAACTCTGACTTCAAAACCGATTCAAGCTGCCTCTGAGTCTGATTCCTGGGGGTCACAACACTCGCCGATCAATAATAATAATAATGGCGACTGTTGTGACGCTAGACCTTTCTCCATGACCAACAATATTGATGAAACAGTTAAAGGAATAAAAGAAATTTCGGTAGAAAAAACTCCCTCACCAAAAGCGGTTCAACTTAGCTCTGGATCTAATTCCTGGGGATCACAACACTCGCTGATCAATAATAATAATAGAGGTGAGTGTTGTGAGGCTCAACCTCTCTCATTGGACAACAACATTAATGAAACAGTTGAAGCGACGGGGACAATTGCCGAACAAGAAACTTTCTCTCCAAAACGGGTTCAAGCCGTCTCTGAGTCTGATTCCTGGGGGTCACAACACTCGCTGACAATTAATAATAACAACGGCGAGTGTTGTGATGCTCAAACCGAACCGGCGACCTTTACTGAGGATTTCCCTAGGGTACATATTCCTGAAGAATATCGAGAAGGAGTGCTAGAGATAGAGCAATGGTTAAGCGATACTGTAACTGACACGCCCGAAAACTTCAAAGGGATGCTGAATGTGGCAATTGAGTATCTCAGATTAATTCCCAAAGCCAGAAAATGGCTATGGGAGCAAATGACAAGGGAGGTTAAAGTAACTATCTGGCAGCTTTTTCCAGATTATTATCAATTGCTTGCAAGATAG
- a CDS encoding serine/threonine-protein kinase translates to MALNPSSIPENHVSDLTISCSACGYDKNTIGSEYCDACGSELTITCPACLIDNPSGSEFCLTCGAELNSSSFQYPLYLPINYLLKQGQYKIEAVIGQGGFTIAYKAINLYNQRKVFIKELLPERSVRTNSKILWPPFISNQKSNLVRTFLDEAKFISRCIHPNIVRIYDWFEENNTAYIIMSFIQGKSLYTILAEEGPLSTTKLRHYFSQIAEALKVVHSENILHRDVKPDNIIVDENDRPILIDFGAAREYAAGITQKMTVILTPGYAPLEQYALTAKRSPSSDIYSLCASMYELATGQMPVAATDRVLSDTLIPPRQLVPNIEPDIEQLILKGMQIKVADRYQNMDEFINALNSLHPFNPSQVSQETISPTQLQTINVLSPNDVKIESDTKNYRSFSPLSARFSLIGDRNVGKTTYLAALANLQNTSSSIIQSVVPVNSDGYSLIDLAQNIIAQGLLLEPTRFNNIDEMNHYSLSIRVFLKKQFSWKNLLNIFLSNTNFELNILCKDYAGEFFSGFIDRREYNSLIFQDYIADILDSQSLILFIDSQSRQDEKDARTIYEFFKSIDTMHKGLLKKIAVILAKSDLLKIQLNKYAPDEIVSSRFPQIYKQLQTWKNRGNQVEYFYSSAFGFLDQHFYEPNSVILSRSEYGVTSIIKDPARWKPFGLVSPIYWLCTGKRYKELDFE, encoded by the coding sequence GTGGCATTAAATCCATCTTCCATCCCAGAAAACCATGTCTCTGATTTAACTATCTCTTGTTCTGCTTGTGGTTATGATAAGAACACTATTGGTAGCGAATATTGTGATGCCTGCGGGTCTGAGTTAACTATCACTTGTCCTGCTTGTCTCATTGACAACCCTTCTGGTAGTGAATTTTGTCTAACCTGTGGAGCGGAATTAAATTCATCTTCTTTCCAATATCCTTTATATTTACCTATTAACTATCTGCTTAAACAAGGTCAATATAAAATTGAAGCAGTTATTGGCCAAGGTGGATTTACAATTGCTTATAAGGCAATTAATTTATACAATCAGAGAAAAGTTTTTATAAAGGAATTGTTACCTGAACGTTCAGTGCGTACAAACTCAAAAATTCTTTGGCCGCCATTTATCTCTAATCAAAAATCTAACTTAGTTAGAACTTTTCTAGATGAAGCAAAATTTATCTCAAGATGTATTCATCCTAATATTGTTAGAATATATGATTGGTTTGAGGAAAATAATACTGCTTATATTATTATGAGTTTCATTCAGGGAAAATCCCTTTATACAATCCTTGCAGAAGAAGGACCATTATCAACGACTAAACTTAGACATTATTTTAGTCAAATTGCTGAAGCATTAAAAGTTGTACATTCTGAAAATATTCTTCATAGAGATGTTAAACCTGACAATATTATTGTTGATGAAAATGACAGACCCATTTTGATAGATTTTGGTGCTGCTCGGGAATATGCTGCCGGAATAACCCAAAAAATGACTGTAATTTTAACTCCTGGATATGCACCTCTTGAACAATATGCTTTAACCGCTAAGAGAAGCCCAAGTTCAGATATCTATTCTTTATGTGCATCAATGTATGAGTTAGCAACTGGACAAATGCCCGTTGCTGCAACAGATAGAGTGTTATCAGATACACTCATTCCACCAAGACAGCTAGTACCTAATATAGAGCCAGATATTGAGCAACTTATTTTAAAAGGAATGCAAATCAAAGTAGCAGATCGATATCAAAATATGGATGAATTTATCAATGCTCTGAATTCATTGCATCCATTTAATCCTAGTCAAGTTAGTCAAGAAACTATATCACCAACGCAATTACAAACAATCAATGTATTATCGCCAAATGATGTAAAGATCGAATCAGACACTAAGAATTATCGCTCATTTTCCCCTCTATCTGCTCGATTTAGCTTAATAGGAGATCGTAATGTCGGCAAAACCACATACTTAGCTGCTCTTGCTAATCTGCAAAATACCAGTTCTTCCATAATTCAAAGTGTTGTACCTGTGAACTCAGATGGATATTCTTTAATTGATTTAGCACAAAATATCATAGCTCAAGGTTTATTACTAGAACCAACCAGATTCAATAATATTGATGAAATGAATCATTATTCTCTAAGCATAAGAGTATTTTTAAAAAAACAATTTTCATGGAAAAATCTCTTAAATATTTTCCTATCAAATACTAATTTTGAATTAAATATCCTTTGTAAAGATTATGCTGGAGAGTTTTTTTCTGGATTTATTGATAGACGAGAATATAATTCTTTAATATTTCAAGATTATATAGCAGATATACTAGACTCCCAAAGTTTAATATTGTTTATTGACAGTCAATCTCGACAAGATGAAAAAGACGCCAGAACAATTTATGAGTTTTTCAAATCTATAGACACAATGCACAAAGGTTTATTAAAAAAAATTGCTGTTATTCTAGCTAAATCTGATCTATTAAAAATACAACTTAATAAATATGCTCCTGATGAAATAGTGTCATCTCGTTTTCCACAAATCTATAAACAATTACAAACATGGAAAAACCGAGGAAATCAGGTAGAATATTTTTATTCATCTGCTTTTGGCTTTTTGGATCAACATTTTTATGAACCCAACTCAGTTATACTTAGCCGTAGTGAATATGGTGTTACTTCTATAATAAAAGACCCTGCCCGATGGAAACCTTTTGGATTAGTTTCTCCTATATATTGGTTATGTACGGGTAAAAGATACAAAGAATTAGATTTTGAATGA